DNA from Homo sapiens chromosome 1, GRCh38.p14 Primary Assembly:
ggcagggcAAGCCTTGTCCATCTTTGTATCACCATCCTCCCTAACACAGCACCTTCTCCTGCTCTCTTCAGCATCCTTGAACCACTTGCTGGTGGTACTTACATGGTTACATGTGGCCGGGACTCACAGGATTACATGGTTACATGTGGCCAGGACTCACAGGGTTAAATGGTCAAAATTCAATGGGACCAACAGAGCCCTGAGGAGAATGGCCGGAAGATGCCTAAATAACATACCCAAGGGCAATCTTCTCAGTGAGCAGAAGGGTGGAAAAGACActggagggtggggtggaggtgcCACAGATGGGCAACCTGTCCTGATGAGAGCCAAGATGCAGTTACCTGCGTGGAGTGTCTTGGAAGAGCAGGACACTGTGCTAAAAGTCCAGCAAGGCACATCGACAGCAAGTGCTGCATGGATGCAGGGGGGTGAGTTTCGGGGAAAAGcccagtaacaacaacaacagtagcTCCTATTGGTCAAGGGCCTCCCATGTTAAAGGTGCATAATCCCCACAGTAATGTTATGAGGGAGATAGGATcaacccatttcacagataaagaaactgaggcttagatcAAGGTTCACCCCCAAGGCACCTAGGTGGTTAAGTGGTGAAGGTGAGATTTGAATCTGGTTCACACTTTGTGCTGTGTCCACTCTGCTGAGATGGAACATTCATGTGGAAGCCCATTATTGAGTCCAGTGACCACCCTGACAAAATAGAAGTGGAAGGCACCAGAACTCCTGACTGCCTTCCCTCCAACTTTCCTGTTGCCTGGGGTGGCCCAAGAGGGTGTGGCCAGTCCATGGCAGCCAACTTAGAGGTATCTCTTTCTGGGCAGGAGCCGCCACGGGACCGGGCCTTGGTGGACCATGAGAATGTCATCAGCTGTCCCCACCTGGGTGCCAGCACCAAGGAGGCTCAGAGCCGCTGTGGGGAGGAAATTGCTGTTCAGTTCGTGGACATGGTGAAGGGGAAATCTCTCACGGGGGTTGTAAGTATCACCAcctggggctgggggccaggagtcagagggaggagaggaaggaaggcatCTTGTAGGGGCTGGTGGCAGCGTGGGTGAATAGATTCAGCCCTGGGAGCTGAAGATAAGGGAAATCTGCTTGAGTCAGCACTCTCCGGAGCAGGTGGGCGGGAGCCTCCCGTCTCCAGCCTTGATAGCAGAGGCCTTGGCAGCAGAGAGCCCGGCTCAGGCCTGTTATATCGTAGTCTTGCTGCAGAGATTGTGGCCCTTCCCAGGCCCAGCCTCTAGAGAAAGGCTCCTTTGTTCTCCACATGCCGTGGGAGTGAAGGAGTGCTGCTTGGGTGCCAGCTGGACGCAGCCGCAGCAGGTGGGGATGTGGTTGGGGACGGCCATGTAGAAATTTGCACCCTGTAAGCTCCCCAGACCCTGCCTTGACAGCCTGCCCTACCTACTCCCAAATGAGCCCTCTGTGCTGGCTGACCCCCTTGCTTTCCCCAAATCAAGGCATAAGACCCCCACTTCTTGTCTTTGCTTCCATCAAGCCCTTCCTGGCATGTGCGTCTCCTACGAGCTTAACCTGACTTACACTTCAAGTCCTGTCTCATTCATTCAGTCTGTGGATATTCCTTAAGTTTCACTGGGTACCAGACATTGTCATAGCTCTTGGGAGACACGGGTGCATGAGGGAGGCATAGCTCTCCTTCCAGGGGCTTGCTGCCTCCTTCTGAAGTCTTGCTTGGCCTTTCCAGCCCCTTCTCAATTCTGAGAACCATGTTCTTTCTTGTTATTAAGGTTCAGTTCcatggggtgtttttttttttccctaatctttCTACTTAACCTAAGTTCTAAGTTCCCTGAGGACAAAAAAACATGACTTAAGCCTCTCTGCAGCTTGTGTGGGTGGGCCCAGGCCATGGAGTCAAAGGGTCAGGAAAATGGGCTGGGTGTTCTTGGTTGTCCTGGCTGACCCTCAGCTGGGTGATTTTCGCTGGTGAGGACAGCACTGTGGCAGGAGAGACGGGGATTTTGGTTCTGCCCTCCCACCTCTGGATTGAGAGCCCAGCCCTCCAGGCCTCTCTGCCCCCTCCATCCTGAGGAAAGAAGGGTGCCTCCTGCTGCCCAGCAGCCCCACACAGTCCATGGAAGTCAGCAGGGCTATGACCAGCAGCATGCGAGGAGGTCAGCAGAGACTCTGACCTGTCTGCATCCTCTGTCCTCTATGCTGTGTGGGCTCCTCAGGGCAGAGCACACTTCACTCATCTTGCACCTGGTCGGCCTCTGAGCAGGTTCGTTCCTCCCAGGAGATGCTGCTCGTTTCCCAGGCTGAGGTTTGAGCTCATCACCATTGCCAGCCAATCTGGGCTTCAGGGTTTTACCCTTTCAGCCTTCTCAGAAAGCAGCTGTCTGCCTTCCCCATCGCAGCCTTGCAATTTATTGCCATTACCATTAGGTAGCAGTGACATTCCAGAGCTTTTCCTGAAAGGGACTCCTGAATATAAGCTCTGGCAGAgcgagggggtgggggagggagggggaccttgcagagagatggggaggagggggtgAGAGGTGTATGGGCTCTGCCCTGCTGGGTGTATCTGCTGCAGGACACAGAGTTCCATCAAATGGACCACACAGTGTCCCCATCTTAGGAGGTGAAACCTCTTGGTCAAAATAACTACCCTTAGCAAATTGAACTGTTCACCCACATCAGCAAATAGTCTTAGAGTAGCCATTTGGAAAAAGAGACATTTTTGTcacataagaaatatattttcctaattCTTCCCTGCATTTTCCCCAGTTCAATTCTGTTCTAACCTCAGACACAGAATAACATTAGGGTCAggttggtgtcccaaagtgcctGACTCCTCCCTGGAATTCTCCCACCTGTCCACCAGGGAAGACTGAGAATCCTCCTTTTACTTGGGAGCCCTGTGATGGACACCTCCCCGGGCTTGGGCTCTGCAGGCCCACACAGAGGACAGAGAGATGTGCCGAGGTGCCTGCGTTATGGGCCCTCTTAGTTGGACTTTCCTCTGCTGCTGCAGGCCCTCAGCCCCGGCAGTGGCAGCATGGTGCTCCAGATCTCCTCCCAGCAGCTAGCTGCTCCACCCCACCACCCTTCTTGTCTGTGACTCCTTGGAGAGGATCCAGGAGCCATGCAGCAAGAAGCCTGCAGACCTGTCACCTCCCACACTGGAGAGGCTCCCGTGAAGCCCGGCCTCAGCAGTCATTTCCCATACCATGATtctttctctgtttaaaaaaaaaaaaattcttccaatgATATCTTtatgaaaacagaaagagaagcaTCTGTGTTTCCTTCTAATTACATCTTGTAGCTGCCTGTTTGATTTGCATCTTTCTAAGATGGTTGACTTTACAAGTTATCTCAATAAAAGTGGCCAGATGCCTAACTCAGAACCAGAGCATTTTGAACCACAAAATGGAATTGAAATTTTGGCCCAGAACAAGCTGGTTCTGTTATCAGGCccctgggtggggcagggggcagcCAGCCAGGTCCTAGACATAACTTTTGGGGGATATGGGGCTTGTGTCCCCTCAGTGTCACAACATGCCTCACAGTGGACTTCGCATGCGTTGATATTTGAAGCACGATCATCAAAACTTTGTGATAATTGATCGTAGTGTTTAGTAACAAtgtaaacacttaaaaaaattcaagatagaaaataaaaatgaaggcaagTTGGGACTGCCAGAGAAGACCCGTCACTCCTCATCCAAGTTATCTGCGACTCCCATATGTTTTGTGTCAAAGACTCACCTTTATTGTGCTGTCCAATCCCTTCCCCAGTGCAGAAACAAGTCTCCCATGGAGGGGGCTGGGGCAGACACAGTTTGCTGAAAGGAGCAATTTTGAGTGGTTGTGGCATTCTGTGTCCATTTCTGGCTCCACAGCTTTCTTCATTTGTAGGAACAAGTCCTTGTCCTGTTGTTAGTGGCTGATGGAAGTTGTCACCCACCAGGCACCAAGGCAGGAGTGACCCTATACTGTCTTTCTTGTGGAGCTGGGTCTTGGCAGCCAGATCTTGATTCAGGATCTGCCATGCCTCTTCCTGACCACAGCCCCGCTCCTCCATCCTCTGCAGGTGAATGCCCAGGCCCTTACCAGTGCCTTCTCTCCACACACCAAGCCTTGGATTGGTCTGGCAGAAGCTCTGGGGACACTGATGCGAGCCTGGGCTGGGTCCCCCAAAGGGACCATCCAGGTGATAACACAGGGTGAGCTGGGGACCTtgcagagggagggggaggaggggatgaGGGAGTGTGGGATCTGCCCTGCTGGGTGTATTTGCTGCAGGACACAGGGTTAGTGAGAGGCAGTGAGGGTGCCTTGGACCCTGCCCTGAGTATAGCTCCCTTACTACTGGTGGGAGGGTGGTAAAGGGAGGGGTTAAAAAAAGTCGTTGGAAAGATGTACTGAATATTCATAAATCATGTTTATGTAGCATTTTTAAGACCTAGATATTTTGGGTGCAAGAGAAACCTCTACGAGAGAGAGAGTTTCATGCGAGAGGTCGTAGGATGGCTGGAGGGAGGCCCTAATTAAGCAACAGGATGCTGGATTCTGGTTTTTGGCCCTGTCTCTTCCCTGCTGTGTGACTCTCCCTTCTGAGGCTTGGATTCTTCACTTGTAAAGTGAGAGTTAGGGGCAGATGAGCCAGGAGCGGTGAGGACACTTTGTGCTCTGTAACTTACTAAGGTGGTACCTTGGGCCGTCTGACAGCCCTCGAGAGAGAGTTTGCTCAGCCGTGGAGTGGGAATGAGAACAGTGCCCTCTGACCACCCCTCGGGCTGCTGAGTGGGCTGTGGCCACCTTTGCAGTGGATCCAGTACTGTGCGGATGTGGTTGAGTGACCAAGGAGGGCTCCAGTTTCCTTAACCCTGTAGACGTGTATCTTTCCCCATGGACTCTTGGGTGTCTCACAGTTgggcagagattgcagggagAGGGCAGCTAAACCCTAGGCATTGACAATACCAGGGAAGGGCAGAGCCAGGGGGTCCCACTGGCCTGGGTGTCCAAGCGCCGAAGGAAACAAGGCAGGGAGCTGGGCAGCAGTTGCTTCGGTTACTTCTTTCTGCTTTGATTTCCTGAGGCTGGCAAGGCTCTGAGTGCCAGGAAGGGGTAAGAGTAGGGAATTTTCCTGTGTCCCCTGGGAGAATAATAGGTAGGCCAGGATGGCCAAGCCAGGTGCAGGGTTGGGGAGCGGAGTGGAGTTGAGCTGAGTTTTGGAGAGGAGTTTCTCAGGGTGGTTAAAACATCCTGGGTTTCCTGGCTTGGGCCCAGATTATGCCTCTTCTGAGCCCACTGAAGGGCGAGTGGACCTGCCTGGAGCAAGCTGCCTTTGGGGTCCCCAGGGCAGCGAGGAGCCCATAGTCCAGAGCTAGGTGCCAGTGGCTTCCTGCCCCCTCCTGTAGTGCTCAACAAACAGTGACCTCATGGTAGCTTCTCTCTGTCCCCAGGAACATCCCTGAAGAATGCTGGGAACTGCCTAAGCCCCGCAGTCATTGTCGGCCTCCTGAAAGAGGCTTCCAAGCAGGCGGATGTGAACTTGGTGAACGCTAAGCTGCTGGTGAAAGAGGCTGGCCTCAATGTGCGCCCCTCTCCCCCACGCTGCCTCCCCATCCCTGTCAGCACTAGTCTTCTCCCCCACATTTCCAGAGCCCGTTCTCTGAGCGGAGGCCTAGGTCCCAGCCTTGCATCGGCCTGTCTACCTGTGAGGGGTAGCTGCAGTTTCTTCAACTGCAAAATGAAGATACTGCCTGGCCCCGAGTGTTGCTAATGGCACTGCTTTGTGTATGAGTGCTGTGGGAATGGAGGCAGTAGAAGTGTCCCCATTTCACAGCCAAAGAAAATGACGAGCTAGTGTGTTTGACTCTGCCCGACATGGCTGCCAGGCCATGTTTGACTCTGCCTAACTCCCCTCAGGGCTCCTCATGCCGTAGCACCCGGGTTCTTGATTCACTTGCAAGCTCTAGGAGCCCTGCTGCCTTGCACGGCTTCCCGTTGGCGCCTTCCCCTCTGGTTCCCTGTTTAGATCAAAGTCTGTTTCAAAGCCTGTTGCTCAGCCAGTGGGAGCTGGCAGAAGGGATAGGCAGTAGAGCTGCCATGTCCTCACCCCTCTGCTCCCCTCCACTCCTGCATGCCAGTCATGCCACTGATGCCGTGCAGGAGGCTGTGTCAGAGCAGGAGGGGCCAGAGTGGAGTCTCCTCACAGCCCTGCCTCcctgcttttctttcctccctgttTTCCTCCAAGCCTTCGCCTGTGCCTGGCAGATCTCTTTGCCCTCCCTTTAAGGAGATCATTGGCTGTTCCAGGAAGCTGATGCCGAAGGGCACACAGCTTGGCCCATTTGCCCTCTCCCTTCTGGTCCTGAATTACTGAGCACATTATCCAGGCTGGAGCCCTACATCCTACCAATGGGTGATTTGGCCAAGAGAGGAGGGTGGACGTGGTGCAGCCAGGAGGTGTAACAGTCACCTTGCCTTCTCCACACAGGTCACCACCTCCCACAGCCCTGCTGCACCAGGGGAGCAAGGCTTCGGGGAATGCCTCCTGGCCGTGGCCCTGGCAGGCGCCCCTTACCAGGCTGTGGGCTTGGTCCAAGGCACTACGCCTGTACTGCAGGGGCTCAATGGAGCTGTCTTCAGGCCAGAAGTGCCTCTCCGCAGGGACCTGCCCCTGCTCCTATTCCGGACTCAGACCTCTGACCCTGCAATGCTGCCTACCATGATTGGTGAGGAGGGCCCTGTAGGGCTGGCTGGTGTCCTTGAGGCTGGGGTGGGGTCTGCCCTGGAATTGAACTCTACCCACCTTCCTTTAGCCCCTCTTCATGTCCCAGGGTGTCTCTGGATCTGCACCATACAGAGGGTCTGATGCCAGTTTTCAGAACCTTCAGGGAGTGGATACTCAGTTCAAAGAGGGAAAGTGCCTTATCCAGGGTCACAGAGCAGCATGGCAGGGGTGGGGCCATAGCCTCTATTCCTGCCCAGCTGTGGATCCTCAGCTTGCCATGTTAGGTACACTGGACCAGCTTGTGGAGCCATAGCCCAGGAGCTCAGGGACATTGAGTGCAGGTTTCTTACTCCTACCTGCTGGCCCTGTGGCTGTCCCTGGTGGCCAGCCCAGCTGCAGCAAAACCTACAAAGCCTCCAGCCATGGTAGGCGTCTTGGACCTGCCCCAGTCAGCTGGGGCTTGGGCTGCTAGGGGTTTTGGCACACGTCCATGTTTGGCGGAGGGTGTGCCTTCAAACCCTGAAGGGCCTAATTTCACCATTCTTTCTGGCTGCCCAAGGGAACTTCCCTgcttttctcccttgctgttgGCTGGATAAAACTGGCAATCAGAAAGTCAAGAGCTACAGCTGATGGTCATGGTGTTCCCAGAGAGTCAGGAATATCCatggaagctgagcagatgccctGTTGCTCTCCCATCTCAGCTCTTTGATTCTGAGACCATCATCCGCTCATTGCACCTTTGATCACAAAAGCTTTGAACTTCTGATTCTGCTCCCAATCCCTCGCTCCTTTTTCCCCTATCCCCTGTGCCAACCAGGAGTTTCTTCTATTTCCAGGCCTCCTGGCAGAGGCAGGCGTGCGGCTGCTGTCCTACCAGACTTCACTGGTGTCAGATGGGGAGACCTGGCACGTCATGGGCATCTCCTCCTTGCTGCCCAGCCTGGAAGCGTGGAAGCAGCATGTGACTGAAGCCTTCCAGTTCCACTTCTAACCTTGGAGCTCACTGGTCCCTGCCTCTGGGGCTTTTCTGAAGAAACCCACCCACTGTGATCAATAGGGAGAGAAAATCCACATTCTTGGGCTGAACGCGGGCCTCTGACACTGCTTACACTGCACTCTGACCCTGTAGTACAGCAATAACCGTCTAATAAAGAGCCTACCCCCAACTCCTTCTGCACTTTTGTGTGGTCATTATCCTAAAGCGCCACCAGAGGGCGTCCAAAGGCAGACGTAGGGTTTGGTTTAGACTGCGGGAGCGGAGCGGGTGTGGGGGAAGATGGGGATGAGCAAATGGCTTGGTTGAGTTCTTTGAAGGTGATCCCTCTCTTGTCTGCCGAAGGTTACTCAGAGGCACTTTTACAGGAGCAAAGCTCAATGTATTTCACAGTGCTACGGTATTTCAGACCCCTTCCATCTGGGAATATACATGCACGTTAATAAGTAAGATTCAACACACAAGCCCAGcattatgtaccaggcactgggctaggtgcTTTACTTTAAGAGGAGAATTCAAACCTGACCCTTTTTCCATAGAAGTC
Protein-coding regions in this window:
- the PHGDH gene encoding D-3-phosphoglycerate dehydrogenase isoform X6; translated protein: MLWFKRSSPLSTAHHDLTHQRQIPQATASMKDGKWERKKFMGTELNGKTLGILGLGRIGREVATRMQSFGMKTIGYDPIISPEVSASFGVQQLPLEEIWPLCDFITVHTPLLPSTTGLLNDNTFAQCKKGVRVVNCARGGIVDEGALLRALQSGQCAGAALDVFTEEPPRDRALVDHENVISCPHLGASTKEAQSRCGEEIAVQFVDMVKGKSLTGVVNAQALTSAFSPHTKPWIGLAEALGTLMRAWAGSPKGTIQVITQGTSLKNAGNCLSPAVIVGLLKEASKQADVNLVNAKLLVKEAGLNVTTSHSPAAPGEQGFGECLLAVALAGAPYQAVGLVQGTTPVLQGLNGAVFRPEVPLRRDLPLLLFRTQTSDPAMLPTMIGLLAEAGVRLLSYQTSLVSDGETWHVMGISSLLPSLEAWKQHVTEAFQFHF
- the PHGDH gene encoding D-3-phosphoglycerate dehydrogenase isoform X4, translating into MNTPNGNSLSAAELTCGMIMCLARPETFRDQEITFPMARPAFPPAGGGSGGIYLCSNSSLQFPSELSGPALFKGIGEMLWFKRSSPLSTAHHDLTHQRQIPQATASMKDGKWERKKFMGTELNGKTLGILGLGRIGREVATRMQSFGMKTIGYDPIISPEVSASFGVQQLPLEEIWPLCDFITVHTPLLPSTTGLLNDNTFAQCKKGVRVVNCARGGIVDEGALLRALQSGQCAGAALDVFTEEPPRDRALVDHENVISCPHLGASTKEAQSRCGEEIAVQFVDMVKGKSLTGVVNAQALTSAFSPHTKPWIGLAEALGTLMRAWAGSPKGTIQVITQGTSLKNAGNCLSPAVIVGLLKEASKQADVNLVNAKLLVKEAGLNVTTSHSPAAPGEQGFGECLLAVALAGAPYQAVGLVQGTTPVLQGLNGAVFRPEVPLRRDLPLLLFRTQTSDPAMLPTMIGLLAEAGVRLLSYQTSLVSDGETWHVMGISSLLPSLEAWKQHVTEAFQFHF
- the PHGDH gene encoding D-3-phosphoglycerate dehydrogenase, with amino-acid sequence MAFANLRKVLISDSLDPCCRKILQDGGLQVVEKQNLSKEELIAELQDCEGLIVRSATKVTADVINAAEKLQVVGRAGTGVDNVDLEAATRKGILVMNTPNGNSLSAAELTCGMIMCLARQIPQATASMKDGKWERKKFMGTELNGKTLGILGLGRIGREVATRMQSFGMKTIGYDPIISPEVSASFGVQQLPLEEIWPLCDFITVHTPLLPSTTGLLNDNTFAQCKKGVRVVNCARGGIVDEGALLRALQSGQCAGAALDVFTEEPPRDRALVDHENVISCPHLGASTKEAQSRCGEEIAVQFVDMVKGKSLTGVVNAQALTSAFSPHTKPWIGLAEALGTLMRAWAGSPKGTIQVITQGTSLKNAGNCLSPAVIVGLLKEASKQADVNLVNAKLLVKEAGLNVTTSHSPAAPGEQGFGECLLAVALAGAPYQAVGLVQGTTPVLQGLNGAVFRPEVPLRRDLPLLLFRTQTSDPAMLPTMIGLLAEAGVRLLSYQTSLVSDGETWHVMGISSLLPSLEAWKQHVTEAFQFHF
- the PHGDH gene encoding D-3-phosphoglycerate dehydrogenase isoform X5 is translated as MNTPNGNSLSAAELTCGMIMCLARQIPQATASMKDGKWERKKFMGTELNGKTLGILGLGRIGREVATRMQSFGMKTIGYDPIISPEVSASFGVQQLPLEEIWPLCDFITVHTPLLPSTTGLLNDNTFAQCKKGVRVVNCARGGIVDEGALLRALQSGQCAGAALDVFTEEPPRDRALVDHENVISCPHLGASTKEAQSRCGEEIAVQFVDMVKGKSLTGVVNAQALTSAFSPHTKPWIGLAEALGTLMRAWAGSPKGTIQVITQGTSLKNAGNCLSPAVIVGLLKEASKQADVNLVNAKLLVKEAGLNVTTSHSPAAPGEQGFGECLLAVALAGAPYQAVGLVQGTTPVLQGLNGAVFRPEVPLRRDLPLLLFRTQTSDPAMLPTMIGLLAEAGVRLLSYQTSLVSDGETWHVMGISSLLPSLEAWKQHVTEAFQFHF